A genome region from Stenotrophomonas maltophilia includes the following:
- a CDS encoding type 4a pilus biogenesis protein PilO, with protein MSQKIDLKNLDFNDIGNWPQKAKIVFCSLLALVIMFVAWMLLISGKRDELASLESKESDLRTEFSKQQERAVNLGPLKQQLAQMEQVLQQMLRQLPSKTEMPDLIIDISQTALSSGLTSQLFEPEQEQVKEFYAEKPIKLKMVGSYHQFGAFVSGVASLPRVVILTMHDINLKPADKAGGGSRAGALELSGTVKTYRYLDETEVQEQQKAEAGKEGSK; from the coding sequence ATGAGCCAGAAAATCGATCTGAAGAACCTGGATTTCAACGACATCGGCAACTGGCCGCAGAAGGCCAAGATCGTCTTCTGTTCGTTGCTGGCCCTGGTCATCATGTTCGTTGCGTGGATGCTGCTGATCAGCGGCAAGCGTGATGAACTGGCCAGCCTGGAGTCGAAGGAAAGCGATCTGCGTACCGAGTTCTCCAAGCAGCAGGAACGCGCGGTGAACCTGGGGCCGCTGAAGCAGCAGCTGGCGCAGATGGAGCAGGTCCTGCAGCAGATGCTGCGGCAGCTGCCCAGCAAGACCGAAATGCCGGACCTGATCATCGACATTTCGCAGACCGCGCTGTCCAGCGGCCTGACCAGCCAGCTGTTCGAACCGGAACAGGAGCAGGTCAAGGAGTTCTACGCCGAGAAGCCGATCAAGCTGAAGATGGTGGGCAGCTATCACCAGTTCGGCGCGTTCGTCAGTGGCGTGGCCTCGCTGCCGCGCGTGGTGATCCTGACCATGCACGACATCAACCTGAAGCCGGCGGACAAGGCTGGCGGTGGTTCGCGTGCCGGTGCGCTGGAGTTGTCCGGCACGGTCAAGACCTACCGGTATCTCGACGAGACCGAGGTGCAGGAACAGCAGAAGGCTGAAGCCGGCAAGGAGGGCAGCAAGTGA
- a CDS encoding PilN domain-containing protein — protein MARINLLPWRAERRKQRQREFYAMLGMAAIGGLLLSLLIWFYYDRQVSGQMDRNAYLEAEIEKVKEQNKEIDRLDAQKDRLLARKKVIEELQAKRSQMVHLFDALVRTIPDGVVLTALQQEGDMLTLEGRTQSNARVSAYMRNLETSGWMTNPELSIIQASAADKSAAGPVSDIKALPYMFKVTVKLPAQSEETGTPGLNADGSVAAAPAATPAVAPLAAGPDAAAPAAAAAPAPAQPAAAPAAAPATAPATAPATAPATAPAPAPAKPNQPAAPAPAARPEGSRLAQPPQASYAPLQGDRA, from the coding sequence ATGGCACGCATCAATCTATTGCCCTGGCGCGCCGAGCGGCGCAAGCAACGCCAGCGCGAGTTCTACGCAATGCTGGGCATGGCCGCGATTGGTGGCCTGCTGCTGTCGCTGCTGATCTGGTTCTACTACGACCGCCAGGTGAGCGGCCAGATGGACCGCAACGCCTATCTGGAAGCCGAGATCGAGAAGGTCAAGGAACAGAACAAGGAGATCGACCGCCTCGATGCGCAGAAGGACCGCCTGCTGGCCCGCAAGAAGGTGATCGAGGAACTGCAGGCCAAGCGCTCGCAGATGGTCCACCTGTTCGACGCATTGGTGCGCACGATTCCTGACGGCGTGGTGCTGACCGCCCTGCAGCAGGAGGGGGACATGCTCACCCTCGAGGGGCGCACCCAGTCCAATGCACGCGTGTCGGCTTACATGCGCAACCTGGAAACTTCCGGCTGGATGACCAACCCGGAGCTGTCGATCATCCAGGCCAGTGCCGCAGACAAGAGTGCTGCCGGCCCGGTATCGGACATCAAGGCACTGCCGTACATGTTCAAGGTCACGGTGAAGCTGCCTGCGCAGAGTGAAGAGACCGGCACCCCCGGTTTGAACGCCGATGGCAGCGTGGCGGCCGCGCCGGCTGCGACGCCCGCCGTGGCGCCGCTTGCCGCCGGCCCCGATGCGGCGGCCCCGGCCGCTGCAGCAGCGCCGGCCCCGGCCCAACCGGCGGCGGCCCCGGCAGCGGCGCCGGCCACCGCACCGGCCACCGCACCGGCCACCGCACCGGCCACTGCGCCGGCGCCTGCACCGGCCAAGCCGAACCAGCCCGCCGCACCGGCACCGGCCGCCAGGCCTGAGGGCAGCCGCCTGGCGCAGCCGCCGCAGGCCTCTTACGCCCCGCTGCAGGGGGATCGCGCATGA
- a CDS encoding pilus assembly protein PilM yields MGLIPKSQSPLVGVDISSTAVKLLQLSRSGNRFRVEHYAVEPLPPNAVVEKNVVEVEAVGEAIRRAMNRSGSKAKLAAAAVAGSAVITKVIPMPAELDENDMEAQIELEAVNYIPYPIEEVNLDFEVIGAIPNNPEMVQVLLAASRSENVELRQSALELGGLQAKVMDVEAFAVENAYALVASELPVSIDGVVALVDIGATMTTLNVLRGGRSLYSREQVFGGKQLTDEIMRRYGLSYEEAGLAKRQGGLPESYEMEVLEPFKEATVQQISRLLQFFYAGSEFNRVDHIVLAGGCAVLGGLPEMIEEQLGVPTVVANPLAQMTLGPKVNAHALAQDAPALMIATGLALRSFD; encoded by the coding sequence GTGGGGCTCATCCCAAAAAGTCAGTCGCCGCTTGTAGGCGTCGACATCAGTTCGACTGCGGTAAAGCTTTTGCAGCTGTCCCGCAGCGGCAATCGTTTCCGTGTGGAACACTACGCTGTGGAACCTCTTCCGCCGAATGCGGTGGTGGAGAAGAACGTCGTGGAAGTGGAGGCCGTGGGTGAGGCCATCCGCCGTGCGATGAACCGTTCAGGCAGCAAGGCCAAGCTGGCCGCTGCCGCCGTCGCCGGGTCGGCGGTGATCACCAAGGTGATCCCGATGCCGGCCGAGCTCGACGAGAACGACATGGAAGCCCAGATCGAGCTGGAAGCGGTCAACTACATTCCGTACCCGATCGAGGAAGTGAACCTGGACTTCGAGGTGATCGGGGCGATCCCGAACAACCCGGAGATGGTCCAGGTGCTGCTGGCCGCGTCGCGTTCTGAGAACGTGGAACTGCGCCAGTCCGCGCTGGAACTGGGTGGCCTGCAGGCCAAGGTGATGGACGTGGAGGCCTTCGCGGTCGAGAACGCCTACGCCCTGGTCGCCAGCGAGCTGCCGGTATCGATCGACGGCGTGGTCGCGCTGGTCGACATCGGCGCCACCATGACCACCCTCAATGTCCTGCGCGGTGGCCGCAGCCTGTACAGCCGCGAACAGGTGTTCGGTGGCAAGCAGCTGACCGACGAGATCATGCGCCGCTACGGCCTGAGCTACGAGGAAGCCGGTCTGGCCAAGCGCCAGGGCGGGTTGCCGGAAAGCTACGAGATGGAAGTGCTGGAGCCGTTCAAGGAGGCCACGGTCCAGCAGATCAGCCGCCTGCTGCAGTTCTTCTATGCGGGCAGTGAGTTCAACCGTGTCGACCACATCGTGCTGGCCGGCGGCTGCGCCGTGCTGGGGGGTCTGCCGGAGATGATTGAAGAACAGCTGGGCGTGCCGACCGTGGTCGCCAACCCGCTGGCACAGATGACCCTGGGCCCGAAGGTGAACGCACATGCGCTGGCCCAGGATGCCCCCGCGCTGATGATCGCCACCGGTCTGGCGCTGAGGAGCTTCGACTGA
- a CDS encoding penicillin-binding protein 1A, giving the protein MTRLRRWLRWIFLIVLVLALIGAAAVGGLYYAVSSKLPDVQTLRDVEMQEPMYVYAADGKLMAVFGETRRTPITMKDVPEKLKQAFLATEDARFYEHGGVDYMGIGRAVWLLATTSDKRVPGGSTITQQVARQFFLSSEYSYTRKLAEILLARKIESELSKDEIFELYLNKSFFGNRAYGVAAAAEFYYGKKLNELDLDEMASLAGIPKFPSSGNPISNPERARQRRDNYVLQRMADLKFVSQAEADAAKAVPMHATAHEPPVQVDAPYVAELVRQEMIARFGGDVVNKGYHVTTTIDSTLQTAANQSVRDGLLLYDHRHGWHGVEKQVQVGAGEDAAALAEHLRGMFGQAGLLPAIVASTGADGSATVVLANRSEIVLPAGAAKWTNKTPGKLVQRGDIVRVRAGAKEGEWLLDQIPRGQSALVSLDAHNGALKALVGGFSFSGNKFNRATQARRQPGSSFKPFVYAAAFDKGYNPASIVLDAPVVFRDRRGKTWAPQNDGGGFRGPMRLREALVQSRNLVSVRLLDGMGVDYARKYISEFGFAESELPPNLSMSLGTASLTPLSVARGYAVFANGGSRVDTWLIDQVNDRDGNLVFKENPALACRDCAGSSDQPVNQVVDGFNFGAPAPKVDPAAAAKAEAKTETPAAPVNPDARTAPRAIDARTAYQLVSMMRDVVQRGTGVQAKVLGREDVGGKTGSTNDHRDAWFSGFGGPYVTTVWVGRDDFRSLGYREYGGKAALPIWIDYMRTALKDTPIAQNDPPSGMVQATLNGATEWVKVEDMDRLTDYDLNLNTPQADAAAFDIF; this is encoded by the coding sequence ATGACTCGACTCCGCCGCTGGCTGCGCTGGATCTTCCTGATTGTCCTGGTCCTGGCGCTGATCGGCGCGGCCGCCGTGGGCGGTCTGTACTACGCTGTGTCCTCCAAGCTTCCCGACGTGCAGACCCTGCGCGACGTGGAAATGCAGGAGCCGATGTACGTCTATGCTGCCGACGGCAAGCTGATGGCGGTGTTCGGCGAGACCCGGCGCACCCCGATCACCATGAAGGACGTGCCGGAAAAGCTGAAGCAGGCGTTCCTGGCCACCGAGGATGCCCGCTTCTACGAGCATGGCGGCGTGGACTACATGGGCATCGGCCGTGCGGTGTGGCTGCTGGCCACCACCAGCGACAAGCGCGTGCCGGGTGGCTCCACCATCACCCAGCAGGTGGCCCGCCAGTTCTTCCTCAGCTCCGAGTACAGCTACACCCGCAAGCTGGCCGAGATCCTGCTGGCGCGGAAGATCGAGTCCGAGCTGAGCAAGGATGAGATCTTCGAGCTGTACCTGAACAAGAGCTTCTTCGGCAACCGCGCCTACGGCGTGGCCGCCGCGGCCGAGTTCTACTACGGCAAGAAGCTGAACGAGCTGGACCTGGATGAAATGGCCTCGCTGGCCGGCATCCCCAAGTTCCCCTCGTCGGGCAACCCGATCTCCAACCCGGAACGTGCCCGCCAGCGCCGCGACAACTACGTGCTGCAGCGCATGGCCGACCTGAAGTTCGTCAGCCAGGCCGAGGCCGACGCGGCCAAGGCCGTGCCGATGCACGCCACCGCGCATGAGCCGCCGGTGCAGGTCGACGCCCCGTACGTGGCCGAGCTGGTGCGCCAGGAAATGATCGCCCGCTTCGGCGGTGATGTGGTCAACAAGGGTTACCACGTCACCACCACCATCGACTCCACCCTGCAGACCGCCGCCAACCAGTCGGTGCGCGACGGCCTGCTGCTGTACGACCACCGCCACGGCTGGCACGGCGTGGAGAAGCAGGTCCAGGTGGGTGCAGGCGAAGACGCCGCCGCCCTGGCCGAGCACCTGCGCGGCATGTTCGGCCAGGCCGGCCTGCTGCCGGCGATCGTCGCCAGCACCGGCGCCGATGGCAGCGCCACCGTGGTGCTGGCCAACCGCAGCGAGATCGTGCTGCCGGCCGGTGCCGCCAAGTGGACCAACAAGACCCCGGGCAAGCTGGTGCAGCGCGGTGACATCGTGCGCGTGCGTGCCGGTGCCAAGGAGGGCGAGTGGCTGCTGGACCAGATTCCGCGCGGCCAGTCCGCGCTGGTCTCGCTGGATGCCCATAACGGCGCGCTGAAGGCGCTGGTCGGCGGCTTCAGCTTCTCCGGCAACAAGTTCAACCGCGCCACCCAGGCCCGTCGCCAGCCGGGTTCGAGCTTCAAGCCGTTTGTCTACGCGGCCGCCTTCGACAAGGGCTACAACCCGGCCTCGATCGTGCTCGACGCCCCGGTCGTGTTCCGCGACCGCCGCGGCAAGACCTGGGCCCCGCAGAACGATGGCGGCGGCTTCCGCGGCCCGATGCGCCTGCGTGAAGCGCTGGTGCAGTCGCGCAACCTGGTCTCGGTGCGCCTGCTCGACGGCATGGGCGTGGACTACGCACGCAAGTACATCAGCGAGTTTGGTTTTGCCGAATCCGAGCTGCCGCCGAACCTGTCGATGTCGCTGGGTACTGCTTCGCTCACCCCGCTGTCGGTGGCCCGTGGCTACGCCGTGTTCGCCAACGGCGGCTCGCGCGTGGACACCTGGCTGATCGACCAGGTGAACGACCGCGACGGCAACCTGGTGTTCAAGGAAAACCCCGCTCTGGCCTGCCGCGACTGTGCCGGCAGCAGCGACCAGCCGGTCAACCAGGTGGTGGACGGCTTCAACTTCGGCGCCCCGGCCCCGAAGGTGGACCCGGCCGCTGCGGCCAAGGCCGAAGCCAAGACCGAGACCCCGGCGGCCCCGGTCAACCCGGATGCCCGCACCGCCCCGCGCGCGATCGACGCCCGCACCGCCTACCAGCTGGTGTCGATGATGCGCGACGTGGTCCAGCGCGGTACCGGCGTGCAGGCCAAGGTACTTGGCCGCGAGGACGTGGGTGGCAAGACCGGTTCCACCAACGACCACCGCGACGCCTGGTTCTCCGGCTTCGGCGGCCCGTACGTGACCACCGTGTGGGTGGGCCGCGACGACTTCCGCTCGCTGGGTTACCGCGAATACGGTGGCAAGGCCGCCCTGCCGATCTGGATCGACTACATGCGCACCGCGCTGAAGGACACCCCGATCGCGCAGAACGATCCGCCCAGCGGCATGGTCCAGGCCACCCTCAACGGCGCAACCGAGTGGGTGAAGGTGGAAGACATGGATCGCCTGACCGACTACGACCTGAACCTCAATACGCCGCAGGCCGACGCCGCCGCGTTCGATATCTTCTAA
- a CDS encoding ESPR-type extended signal peptide-containing protein has translation MNRIYRRIWCTARQCWVVASELAAARGKRAAGPRALASVLLMLLGTPLLSVASERGSENEDGEAPLEIVGNDLGAPATQLAMQEAMRSAAHAGYESRVGVMGQMPMANGSTLGGYAMFNESCDGDLGGTYYRCTPSYGSIENFVGSKVNYSSKDVLHTGVAIDVSGHYSTSFGHGINVRGDFTSVFGYDAKALAGYSTIIGATAIGNGIGTTVVGNDARAYGLNSMAFGSGARTVESQAGTSRVAIGGNAFAGTAGYSGAVALGGNARAEYNGVALGHHAKALATGSVALGINSEATESNSVSVGSSSTKRRVVNVADARLSTTSTDAVTGQQLYATNQNVTTATNTANAAKTAADQALVNTRLVTQTSASSAVRVGGDNTGTQLDIRNKSNANRKLTGVADATLSTTSTEAVTGKQLHATNTAVTTAQTTATAAKGAADTVAARVDAQALALGRSALAGGTGDSAAVALGTNAAAYSRDSIALGPKARAGVGADGENNNGVGATSIGSGSWSANAATAIGYRARALSNRSIAMGMDAMASASNAVALGDDAVSSFAGSVALGSNSRTTGVNQISVGNDTVKRRIVNVNDGTLSATSSDAVTGKQLHATNTTLTSVSSTATAAKAAADNALGQVTTVAGLVGQVSASGNVRLGAQNTGTVLDVANKNGAARRISNVANATLSASSTDAVTGQQLHATNTAVTTAQSTATAAKTAADSAISQVGTVAGLIGQVSASGQVRLGAENTGTVLDVSNKNGARRRIQSVANGILGASSTDAVTGQQLFATNERVGSAEARNEAQDLQLVDHADRLAGHRVDLDRLRAEFDGFEPDLEGVVKFNADRTLVDLEGAVVKGVGPGDISSAASTDAVNGGQLFATNARIEQMEQGSRFLQVGYDEFSEDASAGWLGVAIGDSAESSPTGEGGTAVGSFSKALGINSVALGRGAYVAVEAGEGFALGASSRVGAAGGVAVGALAIVDQNARNSVALGHSSYADEENTVSVGMKNQERRIVNVQRGRNSTDVATVEQLKDGLATLGGGASLDASGNIIAPTYAIQGSNHNTVGDALTALDGAVVVTDARVGSLEGKLRSAFQDTTIRADGLNQLTLSGAQGAVLTNLADGRIAAGSRDAVTGSQLHDAKQEIARNRSDLDALRDSQVTNNDLARLSAAETGHVIDFGGATLTGVADGELSAGSKDVVNGRQLYTTNQRMDGLEQGSRFVKVGYDDLSIDASAGWLGVAIGDSAESSPTGEGGTAVGSFSKALGRNSVALGRAAFVTESAIEGFSLGASSTVNESGGVALGARSVVVDGARNSVALGYASVAQEADTVSVGNEDYRRRIVNVANGRNAQDATTVAQLNATLANLGGGAHIDSNGNIIGPHFTVQGQQQSTLNDALQSLDGAVTSQGSRVDKVETQLRSVFQDTTTRSDGLNELTLAGAQGMVISNVANGLVAAGSRDAVNGGQLHDVQQQLNGRMDGLEQRIDGQSQARVAVNATGAPEAPTPPAETSTVADIGKAPNATPETPKEPTPQVDTADLEKMLARANEYSDGISREVDRRLDKMDKRFNRMAAMSSAQSAMAMNTAGLNTYNRLGAGVGYSDGESAMAMGYQRVLNEKGSATFSLNGAFTNSGERTVGVGVGIGW, from the coding sequence ATGAACAGGATCTATCGTCGTATCTGGTGCACTGCGCGGCAGTGCTGGGTGGTGGCCAGTGAGTTGGCCGCGGCGCGTGGCAAGCGTGCTGCTGGCCCGCGCGCACTGGCCAGCGTGCTGCTGATGCTGCTTGGCACACCCCTGCTGTCTGTTGCATCGGAGCGTGGCAGCGAAAATGAAGATGGCGAGGCGCCACTGGAAATCGTAGGCAATGACCTGGGGGCACCCGCCACCCAGCTTGCCATGCAGGAGGCGATGCGCTCGGCGGCACATGCGGGGTATGAATCCAGGGTAGGTGTAATGGGCCAGATGCCGATGGCCAATGGATCCACCCTCGGTGGCTATGCCATGTTCAACGAATCCTGTGACGGGGACCTGGGCGGGACCTACTACCGGTGTACACCTTCCTACGGGTCCATTGAAAACTTCGTAGGGAGCAAAGTGAACTATAGCTCAAAAGACGTTCTGCACACCGGCGTTGCCATCGACGTGAGCGGCCACTACTCCACGTCCTTCGGACACGGTATCAATGTTCGTGGTGACTTCACTTCTGTATTTGGATACGACGCCAAGGCACTTGCTGGATACAGCACCATCATCGGCGCCACGGCTATTGGCAACGGTATCGGTACTACGGTTGTAGGAAATGATGCGCGCGCGTACGGCCTCAATTCGATGGCATTCGGTAGTGGTGCTCGTACCGTGGAAAGTCAGGCTGGCACCTCACGTGTCGCGATCGGCGGCAATGCCTTCGCGGGCACAGCCGGATACTCCGGCGCCGTTGCCCTCGGCGGCAATGCTCGCGCGGAATACAATGGCGTCGCATTGGGGCACCATGCCAAGGCACTCGCAACCGGCTCGGTTGCGCTGGGTATCAACTCAGAGGCGACCGAATCAAATTCGGTATCGGTGGGTAGCAGCAGCACCAAGCGCAGAGTCGTCAACGTGGCAGACGCGCGTTTGTCCACCACCAGTACCGATGCGGTAACTGGCCAGCAGCTCTACGCGACCAACCAGAACGTCACCACCGCGACCAATACGGCCAATGCCGCAAAGACCGCTGCCGACCAGGCACTGGTCAACACGCGACTGGTCACCCAGACCTCGGCCAGCAGTGCCGTACGCGTGGGCGGTGACAACACCGGCACCCAACTGGACATCCGCAACAAGTCCAACGCCAACCGCAAGCTGACCGGGGTGGCCGACGCCACCCTCAGCACCACCAGCACCGAAGCAGTCACCGGCAAGCAGCTGCATGCCACCAACACTGCGGTGACCACGGCGCAGACCACGGCAACGGCAGCGAAGGGCGCGGCGGACACTGTCGCGGCGCGCGTGGATGCGCAGGCGCTGGCGCTCGGCCGTTCGGCCTTGGCCGGTGGCACTGGCGATTCGGCTGCAGTTGCCCTGGGAACCAACGCCGCTGCCTACAGCCGTGACAGTATCGCTCTGGGGCCGAAGGCACGGGCGGGCGTAGGTGCCGATGGCGAGAACAACAATGGTGTTGGGGCAACTTCGATCGGCTCAGGCAGTTGGAGTGCGAATGCAGCCACGGCCATCGGCTATCGCGCGAGGGCGTTGAGTAATCGCTCCATTGCCATGGGCATGGACGCCATGGCCTCCGCATCGAATGCGGTTGCGCTGGGTGACGACGCGGTGTCCAGCTTTGCCGGCAGCGTTGCGCTCGGCAGCAACTCGCGAACCACCGGTGTGAATCAGATTTCGGTCGGCAACGACACGGTCAAGCGCCGCATTGTGAATGTCAACGATGGCACCCTCAGCGCAACCAGCAGCGATGCCGTTACCGGCAAGCAGCTGCACGCGACAAACACCACACTGACCAGCGTGAGTAGCACCGCTACCGCGGCCAAGGCGGCCGCCGACAATGCCCTTGGTCAGGTGACCACCGTGGCCGGTCTGGTCGGGCAGGTATCGGCCAGCGGCAATGTGCGCCTGGGTGCGCAGAACACCGGCACCGTGCTGGATGTAGCCAACAAGAATGGTGCTGCCCGCCGCATCAGCAACGTGGCCAATGCCACGCTCAGTGCATCCAGCACCGATGCCGTGACTGGCCAGCAGCTGCATGCCACCAACACGGCGGTGACCACCGCACAGTCCACGGCAACTGCCGCGAAGACGGCGGCCGACAGCGCCATCAGCCAGGTGGGTACGGTGGCCGGTCTGATCGGGCAGGTGTCGGCCAGTGGCCAGGTCCGCCTGGGCGCCGAGAACACCGGCACCGTACTGGACGTGTCCAACAAGAATGGTGCGCGCCGCCGCATCCAGAGTGTCGCCAACGGCATCCTGGGCGCATCGAGCACCGATGCGGTGACCGGTCAGCAGCTGTTTGCCACCAACGAGCGCGTAGGCTCGGCAGAGGCGCGGAACGAGGCCCAGGATCTGCAGTTGGTGGATCATGCTGATCGTCTGGCTGGCCATCGCGTGGATCTGGACCGCCTGCGCGCCGAGTTCGATGGCTTCGAACCGGATCTGGAAGGCGTGGTGAAGTTCAATGCTGACCGGACCCTGGTTGACCTTGAAGGTGCTGTGGTGAAAGGCGTTGGTCCGGGGGATATCAGCTCGGCTGCCAGTACGGATGCGGTGAATGGTGGGCAGTTGTTTGCCACCAATGCCCGGATCGAGCAGATGGAGCAGGGTAGTCGTTTCCTGCAGGTCGGCTACGATGAGTTCAGCGAGGATGCGTCGGCTGGTTGGTTGGGTGTCGCCATCGGTGATTCCGCAGAGTCGTCACCGACTGGTGAGGGTGGCACCGCTGTGGGCAGCTTCTCGAAGGCGCTTGGTATCAACTCAGTGGCGCTGGGACGCGGTGCCTATGTCGCTGTAGAGGCGGGCGAAGGCTTTGCACTTGGGGCGAGTTCAAGAGTGGGTGCTGCCGGTGGTGTTGCGGTGGGTGCACTCGCAATTGTTGATCAGAATGCGAGGAATAGCGTCGCCCTGGGTCACTCTTCGTATGCGGATGAGGAGAACACCGTATCGGTCGGTATGAAGAACCAGGAGCGACGTATCGTCAACGTCCAGAGGGGACGAAACAGCACTGACGTAGCTACGGTGGAGCAGCTCAAAGATGGTCTCGCCACCCTTGGCGGCGGTGCCAGCCTCGACGCCAGCGGCAACATCATCGCGCCCACCTACGCGATTCAGGGGAGCAACCACAACACCGTCGGCGATGCGCTGACCGCGCTGGATGGTGCGGTGGTTGTGACCGATGCACGCGTTGGCTCGCTGGAAGGCAAGCTGCGCTCGGCATTCCAGGACACCACGATCCGCGCTGATGGTTTGAACCAACTCACGCTGTCCGGCGCACAGGGGGCGGTGCTGACCAATCTGGCTGATGGTCGAATCGCAGCGGGCAGTCGCGATGCAGTGACGGGTAGCCAGTTGCACGATGCCAAGCAGGAGATCGCCCGCAATCGCAGCGATCTGGATGCGCTGCGCGACTCTCAGGTGACGAACAACGATCTTGCACGCTTGTCTGCGGCTGAGACAGGGCACGTAATTGACTTCGGCGGCGCGACACTGACTGGTGTGGCGGATGGCGAGCTGTCCGCAGGGAGCAAGGATGTTGTGAATGGCCGGCAGCTGTACACCACCAACCAGCGCATGGATGGCCTTGAGCAGGGAAGCCGCTTCGTGAAGGTTGGCTACGACGATCTGAGCATTGATGCATCGGCGGGCTGGTTGGGTGTGGCTATCGGTGATTCCGCCGAATCTTCGCCGACAGGCGAGGGTGGCACAGCGGTTGGTAGCTTCTCGAAGGCTCTCGGACGAAATTCTGTCGCGCTAGGTCGCGCAGCATTTGTTACGGAGTCGGCGATAGAAGGCTTTTCTTTGGGCGCGAGCTCGACCGTGAATGAAAGTGGGGGTGTCGCACTTGGCGCTCGCTCGGTTGTTGTTGATGGCGCTCGCAACAGCGTTGCACTTGGGTATGCCTCTGTTGCTCAGGAGGCGGACACCGTTTCTGTTGGTAACGAGGACTATCGCCGCCGCATCGTAAACGTCGCCAACGGCCGCAACGCCCAGGACGCCACCACCGTCGCCCAACTCAACGCCACCCTCGCCAACCTAGGCGGCGGCGCTCACATCGACAGCAACGGCAACATCATCGGCCCGCACTTCACCGTCCAGGGCCAGCAGCAGTCCACGCTCAACGATGCACTGCAGTCGCTTGATGGCGCTGTCACCAGCCAGGGCTCGCGCGTGGACAAGGTGGAAACCCAGCTCCGCTCCGTCTTCCAGGACACCACCACCCGCAGCGATGGCCTGAACGAGCTCACCCTGGCCGGTGCACAGGGCATGGTCATCTCCAACGTGGCCAACGGCCTGGTAGCTGCCGGTAGCCGCGACGCCGTCAACGGCGGCCAGCTGCACGACGTGCAGCAGCAGCTCAACGGCCGCATGGACGGGCTGGAACAGCGCATCGACGGCCAGTCGCAGGCGCGTGTTGCCGTCAACGCCACCGGAGCCCCCGAGGCCCCCACGCCGCCGGCCGAAACGTCGACCGTGGCTGACATCGGCAAGGCACCCAACGCCACGCCGGAAACCCCGAAGGAGCCGACCCCGCAGGTCGATACCGCGGATCTGGAAAAGATGCTGGCCCGCGCCAACGAGTACAGCGATGGCATCTCGCGCGAGGTGGATCGTCGCCTGGACAAGATGGACAAGCGCTTCAACCGCATGGCGGCGATGAGCAGCGCGCAGAGTGCGATGGCCATGAACACCGCCGGCCTGAACACCTACAACCGCCTGGGTGCGGGCGTGGGCTACAGCGATGGCGAGTCGGCCATGGCGATGGGCTACCAGCGCGTGCTCAACGAAAAGGGCTCAGCCACCTTCAGCCTCAATGGCGCGTTCACCAACAGTGGCGAACGTACCGTGGGCGTGGGTGTGGGCATCGGCTGGTAA
- a CDS encoding pilus assembly protein, with amino-acid sequence MHPALSCLFTCALLLAAAPAHANLTVHPMRTSVEARKGAQIRVYSQSTTAQYVQATVRRIDDPASSDEQEIEIEPADAAIAITPGKFALAGGGNRLIRIIPLQPVEKETAYRVYFEGVRGPDDAEPDDPATRAAVGMSLIWGALVNVVPANGHVDVRVQGNSLVNTGTLRVGLTSVADCDAAGACTAHDVSRSLYPGASLQLPFTPKPGHRLQLRYRLTRDGYREHVQALAL; translated from the coding sequence ATGCATCCCGCCTTGTCCTGCCTGTTCACCTGCGCGCTGCTGCTTGCAGCCGCGCCCGCCCACGCCAACCTCACCGTGCATCCGATGCGTACCTCGGTCGAGGCCCGGAAGGGCGCGCAGATCCGCGTGTACTCGCAATCCACCACGGCGCAATACGTGCAGGCCACTGTTCGCCGCATCGACGATCCGGCCAGTAGCGACGAGCAGGAAATCGAGATCGAGCCAGCCGACGCGGCCATTGCCATCACCCCGGGCAAGTTCGCCCTGGCCGGTGGCGGCAATCGCCTGATCCGGATCATTCCGCTGCAGCCGGTGGAGAAGGAGACCGCCTACCGCGTGTACTTCGAAGGTGTGCGCGGTCCTGATGATGCCGAGCCGGACGATCCGGCCACCCGCGCTGCCGTGGGCATGAGCCTGATCTGGGGGGCGCTGGTGAACGTGGTGCCGGCCAACGGGCATGTGGACGTGCGCGTGCAGGGCAACAGCCTGGTCAATACCGGAACCCTGCGCGTGGGCCTGACCAGCGTGGCCGACTGCGATGCGGCCGGCGCCTGCACCGCCCATGACGTCTCACGCAGCCTCTACCCCGGTGCGTCCCTGCAATTGCCCTTTACCCCGAAGCCCGGCCATCGCCTGCAGCTGCGCTATCGGTTGACCCGCGATGGCTATCGCGAACACGTGCAGGCCCTCGCGCTCTGA